In Pseudofrankia saprophytica, one genomic interval encodes:
- a CDS encoding DUF4349 domain-containing protein: MARRRRSGKNRQVADPRAWTWPSHGGGGGGGGGGPGGASPAGVQPRIVWNGAMSVEVPAGSVESTISKISAAAQELGGYVGESRVSGISSTTDDAHQRATLTVRVPGGSFDRLRAAVRGVGTVSSATTSSKDVTGDYVDLQARLAALTATRATFVSLFDKATTIGDILTVQQQITTVQTQIEQIQGQLTVLTDQSDLATLTIEVVEQGANSTSKNGFVRAFGTAWRSFVYCLQGIVSALGVIVVLLLIAGASYPLVRGYQAIRRRAAARRPGWPDAGAGTWAPLPRYPGPVPTRVGTPAGTAPARTTAAGTTAAGGSTPTGASAPVGASEPAAGLADKPETDKPDTAKPGTVKADAEEPGA; this comes from the coding sequence TTGGCGAGGCGGAGGAGATCCGGGAAGAACCGCCAGGTAGCGGATCCGAGAGCGTGGACGTGGCCATCTCACGGCGGGGGCGGCGGGGGCGGCGGGGGCGGTCCGGGCGGCGCGTCACCCGCCGGGGTCCAGCCGAGGATCGTCTGGAACGGGGCAATGAGTGTCGAGGTCCCGGCCGGCTCCGTCGAGAGCACGATCAGCAAGATCTCCGCCGCCGCTCAGGAACTCGGCGGCTATGTCGGCGAGAGCCGGGTCAGTGGCATCTCGTCGACGACCGACGATGCCCACCAGCGCGCGACACTCACCGTCCGGGTTCCGGGCGGCTCGTTCGACAGGTTGCGCGCCGCCGTCCGCGGCGTGGGCACCGTCAGCTCGGCCACCACGTCGTCAAAGGACGTCACCGGCGACTACGTCGACCTTCAGGCACGTCTTGCCGCGCTGACCGCGACCAGGGCCACTTTCGTGAGCCTGTTCGATAAGGCGACGACGATCGGCGACATTCTCACGGTGCAGCAGCAGATCACCACCGTGCAGACCCAGATCGAGCAGATCCAGGGACAGCTGACGGTGCTCACCGACCAGAGTGATCTGGCGACGCTGACCATCGAGGTCGTCGAGCAGGGCGCGAACTCGACATCCAAGAACGGCTTCGTGCGCGCCTTCGGCACCGCCTGGCGCAGCTTTGTCTACTGCCTCCAGGGGATCGTCTCCGCGCTCGGCGTGATCGTCGTGTTGCTCCTGATCGCCGGCGCCAGCTACCCGCTCGTTCGTGGCTACCAGGCGATCCGCCGCCGCGCCGCCGCTCGCCGTCCCGGCTGGCCCGATGCGGGCGCCGGCACCTGGGCCCCGCTACCCCGGTACCCGGGCCCCGTCCCGACGCGCGTCGGCACTCCGGCCGGGACAGCCCCGGCCCGGACAACGGCGGCCGGGACAACGGCGGCCGGCGGGAGCACCCCCACCGGGGCGAGCGCACCGGTCGGGGCGAGCGAGCCTGCCGCTGGCCTGGCCGACAAGCCCGAGACCGACAAGCCCGACACCGCGAAGCCCGGAACCGTGAAAGCGGACGCCGAAGA
- a CDS encoding vWA domain-containing protein codes for MNLVDRIVDFTAALRRAGVPVSTAETVDASRAVGAVGWLDREAVRAAFATTMCKRPLYRNAFDTLFDLYFPPRIGDGVAGGADGMPGEGEGEPSDESRDLTPEELDALRKAMRDRLQQALLDGDDDALRELARQAVSNFGSAPAGGQNGKSWFVFRVLRAMSPDTLIAALLAAMLGPQDKGGLAERIARQTITDRIRSFEEMVQSEIRRRMAEERGLEATERTAVKPLTDQVEFLRASHQDLVELRRQVYPLARRLATRLTAKRRLGRSGRLDFRRTVRASLATGGVPLETKHRPHKPHKPELVVLCDVSGSVASFAHFTLMLTHALREQFSKVRAFGFIDTTDEITRFLRGVDLGDMMAKIAKEADLVWFDGHSDYGHAFEVFAEKYPDAVGPKSSLLILGDARNNYRATAAVPFRRLCQQARHAYWLNPEPRSYWGSGDSATTAYADIVDEMVECRNVEQLEAFIGRLLPT; via the coding sequence ATGAACCTGGTAGACCGCATCGTCGACTTCACCGCGGCGCTGCGGCGCGCCGGTGTGCCGGTGAGCACCGCGGAGACCGTCGACGCGTCGCGCGCCGTCGGCGCGGTGGGCTGGCTGGACCGGGAGGCCGTCCGCGCGGCATTCGCCACCACGATGTGCAAGCGCCCGCTCTACCGCAACGCCTTCGACACCCTGTTCGACCTGTACTTCCCGCCGCGGATCGGCGACGGGGTGGCCGGCGGGGCAGACGGCATGCCTGGCGAGGGCGAGGGCGAGCCGAGCGACGAGTCACGCGACCTCACCCCCGAGGAGCTGGACGCGCTGCGCAAGGCGATGCGCGACCGGCTCCAGCAGGCGCTGCTGGACGGCGACGACGACGCGCTGCGTGAGCTCGCCCGCCAGGCGGTCTCCAATTTCGGCTCGGCGCCTGCCGGCGGGCAGAACGGCAAGTCGTGGTTCGTCTTCCGGGTGCTGCGCGCGATGTCGCCGGACACGCTGATCGCGGCGTTGCTCGCCGCGATGCTCGGCCCCCAGGACAAGGGCGGCCTCGCCGAGCGGATCGCCCGGCAGACCATCACCGACCGGATCCGCTCCTTCGAGGAGATGGTCCAGAGCGAGATCCGCCGCCGGATGGCCGAGGAACGCGGCCTGGAGGCAACCGAGCGGACCGCCGTCAAGCCGCTCACCGACCAGGTCGAGTTCCTGCGGGCCTCTCACCAGGACCTCGTCGAGCTGCGCCGGCAGGTCTACCCACTGGCGCGCCGGCTCGCGACCCGACTGACCGCCAAGCGCCGCCTCGGCCGCAGTGGCCGGCTCGACTTCCGCCGCACCGTGCGCGCCTCGCTGGCAACCGGCGGCGTCCCGCTGGAGACGAAGCACCGCCCGCACAAGCCGCACAAGCCCGAGTTGGTCGTGCTCTGCGACGTCTCCGGCTCGGTCGCGTCGTTCGCGCACTTCACCCTGATGCTCACCCACGCGCTGCGCGAGCAGTTCTCCAAGGTGCGCGCGTTCGGCTTCATCGACACCACCGACGAGATCACCCGTTTCCTGCGCGGCGTCGACCTCGGCGACATGATGGCCAAGATCGCCAAGGAGGCGGACCTGGTCTGGTTCGACGGCCACAGCGACTACGGACACGCCTTCGAGGTCTTCGCCGAGAAGTATCCCGACGCCGTCGGCCCGAAATCCTCGCTCCTGATCCTCGGCGACGCCCGCAACAACTACCGCGCGACCGCGGCCGTCCCGTTCAGGCGCCTCTGCCAGCAGGCCCGGCACGCCTACTGGCTCAACCCCGAGCCCCGCTCCTACTGGGGTTCCGGCGACTCCGCCACGACGGCCTACGCCGACATCGTCGACGAGATGGTCGAGTGCCGAAACGTCGAACAACTCGAAGCCTTCATCGGACGCCTGCTACCTACCTGA
- a CDS encoding AAA family ATPase produces the protein MSLQEHAFADVADVRGRLRETGYLADEAIATTVFLADRLRKPLLVEGPAGTGKTELAKALAASVGAELIRLQCYEGLDEARALYEWNYKKQLLRIQAASGDSSAAADWRSTHDDIFSEEFLLARPLLSAIRREEPTVLLIDETDKADVEVEGLLLEVLSDFQVTIPELGTIQATRRPFVILTSNATRELSEALKRRCLYLNLDYPSAAREKEILLARVPELPEQMAEALVRTVRSLRAMELKKAPSIAETIDWGQTVLALGFDSLNEEEVKSTLGVVLKHASDQARAISQLKLGAN, from the coding sequence ATGTCGTTGCAGGAACACGCCTTCGCCGACGTCGCGGATGTGCGCGGCCGTCTGAGGGAGACAGGCTACCTCGCCGACGAGGCGATCGCCACCACGGTCTTCCTCGCCGACCGGCTGCGCAAGCCACTGCTGGTCGAGGGACCGGCGGGCACCGGCAAGACCGAGCTCGCCAAGGCGCTTGCGGCGTCGGTCGGCGCGGAGCTGATCCGCCTGCAGTGTTACGAGGGGCTCGACGAGGCGCGCGCGCTGTACGAGTGGAACTACAAGAAGCAGCTGCTGCGCATCCAGGCCGCCTCCGGCGACAGCTCCGCGGCCGCCGACTGGCGTTCGACCCACGACGACATCTTCAGCGAGGAGTTCCTGCTGGCGCGGCCGCTGCTGTCCGCGATTCGCCGCGAGGAGCCGACCGTGCTGCTGATCGACGAGACCGACAAGGCCGACGTCGAGGTCGAGGGCCTGCTGCTGGAGGTGCTCTCCGACTTCCAGGTGACGATCCCCGAGCTTGGCACGATCCAGGCGACGCGCCGGCCGTTCGTCATCCTGACCTCGAACGCGACCCGCGAGCTCTCCGAGGCGCTCAAGCGCCGCTGTCTCTACCTCAACCTCGACTACCCGTCGGCGGCCCGGGAGAAGGAAATCCTGCTGGCCCGGGTGCCGGAGCTGCCGGAGCAGATGGCCGAGGCGCTCGTTCGGACGGTCCGCTCCCTGCGGGCGATGGAGCTGAAGAAGGCGCCGTCGATCGCAGAGACGATTGACTGGGGCCAGACGGTGCTCGCCCTCGGCTTCGACTCCCTCAACGAGGAAGAGGTCAAGAGCACCCTCGGCGTCGTCCTCAAGCACGCGAGCGACCAAGCTCGCGCCATCAGCCAGCTCAAGCTCGGCGCCAACTGA
- a CDS encoding MarR family winged helix-turn-helix transcriptional regulator: MGSNGEPSSEPDLGLRLSSAHQVWRARTEVALAAAGHDDLRLADLQLLRLVEGGVASVGELATLFSVTKQAVSRAVDTLAAAGYLDRSIDVADRRRVLLALTPRAENAIAQVLRARAADLDRLRATLGPDGVTALCDGLAAVVALEPEQEITIALARRLHATDEPS, from the coding sequence GTGGGATCCAACGGAGAACCATCCAGCGAGCCGGATCTCGGGCTGCGGCTCTCGTCCGCCCACCAGGTCTGGCGGGCCCGCACCGAGGTGGCACTCGCCGCGGCCGGCCATGACGACCTGCGGCTGGCGGATCTGCAGCTTCTGCGACTCGTCGAAGGGGGCGTGGCGTCTGTCGGCGAGTTGGCCACCCTCTTCTCGGTCACCAAGCAGGCGGTCAGCCGTGCCGTCGACACCCTCGCCGCGGCCGGCTACCTCGACCGGTCGATCGACGTGGCCGACCGGCGACGGGTCCTGCTCGCGTTGACACCGCGCGCCGAGAACGCCATCGCACAGGTCCTTCGGGCCCGGGCCGCCGACCTCGACCGGCTACGGGCCACCCTCGGCCCCGACGGCGTCACGGCCCTGTGCGACGGCCTTGCCGCCGTGGTCGCCCTCGAGCCGGAGCAGGAGATCACGATCGCGCTGGCCCGCCGGCTGCACGCGACGGACGAGCCATCCTGA
- a CDS encoding alpha/beta hydrolase family esterase, with amino-acid sequence MTRMTVTSIDQAGVAARGSGPRRRVCAAFAAAALATMITAGCAGTPERAAPVTRSATAVAGAATPVAGAATASCAPARPAPSAAGTQAFRYGGGDRSYLLALPDGYRGTTASPLVFDFHGFGGSVRDQEASTLLAATGTARGYIVVTPAALGDPTKWNILGTDGAADDYGFAHALLTDLTSRLCVDPDRIYAAGHSNGGAFAGLLACRPPFPFAAVALVSGTPPSTCPAAAVAAGSGPSVLAINGTADTTAPYADNVNRLDTFVQSYGCRPASGPTTLMVGVSQRRDLGCAGAGAAGRDIEVDLVTVDGGTHVWPGGPAASSDRPSAVGNSAAGRTFPATQAVLDFFDHHRR; translated from the coding sequence ATGACACGCATGACGGTCACCTCGATCGACCAGGCGGGGGTGGCGGCCCGAGGCAGCGGTCCTCGGCGGCGGGTATGCGCCGCCTTCGCGGCGGCGGCGCTCGCGACGATGATCACCGCCGGCTGCGCTGGCACCCCCGAGCGGGCGGCGCCGGTGACTCGCTCCGCGACGGCGGTGGCCGGCGCCGCGACGCCAGTGGCCGGCGCCGCGACGGCGAGCTGTGCACCCGCCCGCCCGGCGCCGTCCGCCGCCGGTACCCAGGCGTTCCGTTACGGCGGGGGCGATCGTTCCTACCTGTTGGCGCTGCCGGACGGCTATCGGGGCACGACGGCCAGTCCGCTGGTGTTCGACTTCCATGGGTTCGGCGGCAGCGTGCGCGACCAGGAAGCGAGCACGCTGCTGGCGGCCACCGGCACCGCGCGTGGATACATCGTGGTCACCCCCGCCGCTCTCGGCGATCCGACCAAGTGGAACATCCTCGGGACTGACGGCGCCGCCGACGACTACGGCTTCGCGCACGCGCTGCTGACTGATCTGACCTCGCGGCTGTGTGTCGACCCGGACCGGATCTACGCCGCCGGCCACTCCAACGGCGGCGCTTTCGCCGGGCTGCTCGCCTGCCGCCCGCCCTTCCCGTTCGCGGCGGTCGCGCTGGTGTCGGGCACTCCGCCGTCGACCTGCCCGGCCGCCGCCGTCGCGGCCGGCTCCGGGCCGTCGGTACTCGCCATCAACGGGACGGCGGACACGACGGCGCCCTACGCCGACAACGTCAACCGGCTGGACACCTTCGTCCAGAGCTACGGCTGTCGCCCGGCCTCCGGACCGACGACTCTGATGGTCGGTGTCAGCCAGCGACGCGATCTTGGCTGCGCAGGGGCGGGCGCCGCGGGCCGCGACATCGAGGTGGACCTGGTGACGGTGGACGGCGGCACTCATGTCTGGCCGGGCGGACCGGCTGCGTCCAGCGACCGCCCATCGGCGGTGGGGAACTCGGCGGCCGGCCGGACCTTCCCGGCGACCCAGGCCGTGCTCGACTTCTTCGACCACCACCGCCGGTGA
- the aceB gene encoding malate synthase A: protein MGVTGGLRGATSDGVSVERAVRGLAADDAAELAGEVLGDGAVAFVAGLQRTFGPRRRELLHRRAQRRALIAAGGTLDFLPETADVRAGDWRGAPPAPDLTDRRCEITGPTDAKMVINALNSGARLFMADFEDANVPTWFNLLDGQRNLTAAIAGTLTFTNPDGRSYRLGEQTATLVVRPRGWHLPERHVLVDGAPMSGSLFDAGLYLFRNARTLVDAGRTPAFYLPKLESHLEARLWNDVFTAAEDALDLPRGTIRATVLIETLPAAFEMEEILYELREHSAGLNAGRWDYMFSTIKTFASRPAEFLLPDRGSVTMTVPFLRAYTELLVATCHRRGAHAIGGMAAFIPSRRDPEVNAAALAKVRADKERESGDGFDGSWVAHPDLVPVCTEVFDGVLGDAPNQLARQRDDVHVTAAQLLDIAATPGEITEAGVRINISVGLRYLEAWLRGTGAVGIDNLMEDAATAEISRSQLHQWVAAGAKLADGRVVTAELVRAVLAQEVERLQAAGGAEAFAAGRWKDAVELFEQTALGEPYAEFLTLPAYDRI from the coding sequence ATGGGTGTGACGGGCGGGTTGCGAGGGGCGACGAGCGACGGGGTGAGCGTCGAGCGTGCCGTGCGAGGGCTCGCGGCGGACGACGCGGCGGAGCTGGCCGGCGAGGTGCTCGGCGACGGGGCGGTCGCGTTCGTCGCCGGCCTGCAGCGCACGTTCGGCCCCCGTCGCCGGGAACTGCTCCACCGGCGGGCCCAGCGGCGCGCCCTGATCGCCGCCGGCGGCACGCTCGACTTCCTGCCCGAGACCGCCGACGTCCGGGCCGGCGACTGGCGGGGCGCACCGCCGGCGCCGGATCTCACCGACCGCCGCTGCGAGATCACCGGCCCGACCGACGCGAAGATGGTGATCAACGCGCTCAACAGCGGCGCACGGCTGTTCATGGCCGACTTCGAGGACGCCAACGTCCCCACCTGGTTCAACCTGCTGGACGGCCAGCGCAACCTGACCGCGGCGATCGCCGGCACGCTGACCTTCACCAATCCCGACGGCCGCTCCTACCGGCTCGGCGAGCAGACGGCCACCCTCGTCGTCCGCCCACGAGGCTGGCACCTGCCCGAGCGGCACGTGCTCGTCGACGGCGCGCCGATGTCCGGGTCGCTCTTCGACGCCGGGCTCTACCTGTTCCGCAACGCGCGCACGCTCGTCGACGCCGGCCGCACGCCCGCGTTCTACCTGCCCAAGCTGGAGAGCCACCTCGAGGCCCGGCTGTGGAACGACGTGTTCACCGCCGCCGAGGACGCGCTCGACCTGCCGCGCGGCACCATCCGGGCGACGGTGCTCATCGAGACGCTGCCCGCCGCGTTCGAGATGGAGGAGATCCTCTACGAGCTGCGGGAGCACTCGGCCGGGCTCAACGCCGGCCGCTGGGACTACATGTTCTCCACCATCAAGACGTTCGCGTCGCGGCCGGCGGAGTTCCTGCTGCCGGACCGCGGCTCGGTGACGATGACGGTGCCGTTCCTGCGGGCGTACACCGAGCTGCTCGTCGCCACCTGCCACCGTCGCGGCGCGCACGCGATCGGCGGCATGGCCGCGTTCATCCCGTCCCGGCGGGATCCGGAGGTCAACGCGGCGGCGCTGGCGAAGGTGCGGGCCGACAAGGAGCGCGAGTCGGGAGACGGGTTCGACGGCAGCTGGGTCGCGCACCCCGATCTGGTGCCCGTCTGCACCGAGGTCTTCGACGGGGTGCTCGGCGACGCGCCCAACCAGCTCGCCCGCCAGCGCGACGACGTCCACGTCACCGCCGCCCAGTTGCTGGACATCGCCGCCACCCCGGGCGAGATCACCGAGGCCGGCGTGCGGATCAACATCAGCGTCGGCCTGCGGTATCTGGAGGCCTGGCTGCGCGGCACCGGCGCCGTCGGCATCGACAACCTCATGGAGGACGCGGCCACCGCCGAGATCTCCCGCAGCCAGCTCCACCAGTGGGTCGCCGCGGGCGCGAAGCTCGCGGACGGCCGGGTCGTCACCGCGGAGCTGGTCCGCGCCGTGCTCGCCCAGGAGGTCGAGCGGCTGCAGGCCGCCGGCGGCGCCGAGGCGTTCGCGGCCGGACGGTGGAAGGACGCCGTCGAGCTGTTCGAGCAGACCGCGCTCGGCGAGCCCTACGCCGAGTTCCTGACGCTGCCCGCCTACGACCGGATCTGA
- a CDS encoding glutamate-5-semialdehyde dehydrogenase has translation MQVSAEDVRASAVRAKRAAAALAPLSRAAKDAALLGMADALLVRAEELLAANAEDVAAAQAAGTAAAMVDRLTLTEARLAGMADGLRQVAGLDDPVGEVIRGRVLPNGMELRQVRVPLGVVGIIYEARPNVTVDAAGLCLKSGNAALLRGSASAVHSNIALVGVLRDAAEAAGLPADAVQLVPGVDHESVKHLMQLRGLVDVLIPRGGAGLIRAVVEESTVPVIETGVGNCHVYVDAAADLDMAVAIALNSKTQRVSVCNSAETLLVHADVADEFLPRVLGALTEAGVTVHGDDAVRAVAPEALAATEDDWGAEYLSLDLAVKVVPSLDAAVEHIRAYGTGHTEAIVTRSLAASRRFIATCDSAAIMVNASTRFTDGERFGMGAEIGISTQKLHARGPMGLPELTSTTWVAIGDGHLV, from the coding sequence ATGCAGGTCTCCGCGGAGGACGTCCGAGCAAGCGCCGTGCGCGCGAAGCGGGCCGCGGCGGCGCTGGCCCCACTGTCGCGGGCCGCGAAGGACGCCGCGCTGCTGGGGATGGCGGACGCGCTGCTGGTGCGCGCCGAGGAGCTGCTCGCCGCCAACGCCGAGGACGTCGCCGCCGCCCAGGCCGCCGGCACGGCGGCCGCGATGGTCGACCGGCTCACCCTCACCGAGGCCAGGCTCGCCGGGATGGCCGACGGGTTGCGCCAGGTCGCCGGCCTCGACGACCCGGTCGGCGAGGTGATCCGCGGCCGGGTGCTGCCGAACGGGATGGAGCTGCGCCAGGTGCGCGTCCCGCTCGGCGTCGTCGGGATCATCTACGAGGCCCGGCCGAACGTCACCGTCGACGCCGCCGGGCTGTGCCTGAAGAGCGGCAACGCCGCCCTGTTGCGCGGCAGCGCCTCCGCGGTGCACTCCAACATCGCGCTCGTCGGCGTGCTGCGCGACGCGGCCGAGGCCGCGGGGCTGCCCGCCGACGCCGTCCAGCTGGTCCCCGGCGTCGACCACGAGTCGGTCAAGCACCTCATGCAGCTGCGCGGGCTGGTCGACGTGCTCATCCCGCGCGGTGGCGCGGGGCTGATCCGCGCCGTCGTCGAGGAGTCGACGGTGCCGGTGATCGAGACCGGCGTCGGCAACTGCCACGTCTACGTCGACGCGGCCGCCGACCTCGACATGGCGGTCGCGATCGCGCTCAACTCGAAGACCCAGCGGGTGTCGGTCTGCAACTCCGCCGAGACCCTGCTCGTGCACGCCGACGTCGCCGACGAGTTCCTGCCCCGGGTACTCGGCGCGCTCACCGAGGCCGGCGTGACGGTCCACGGCGACGACGCGGTCCGGGCCGTCGCCCCGGAGGCCCTGGCCGCGACCGAGGACGACTGGGGCGCCGAGTACCTCTCGCTCGATCTCGCGGTGAAGGTCGTCCCGTCGCTGGACGCCGCCGTGGAGCACATCCGCGCTTACGGCACCGGCCACACCGAGGCGATCGTCACCCGCTCGCTCGCCGCGTCCCGCCGCTTCATCGCGACCTGCGACAGCGCCGCCATCATGGTGAACGCCTCCACCCGGTTCACCGACGGAGAGCGGTTCGGCATGGGCGCCGAGATCGGCATCTCCACCCAGAAGCTGCACGCCCGGGGGCCCATGGGCCTGCCCGAGCTGACCTCCACCACCTGGGTCGCCATCGGCGACGGTCACCTCGTGTAG
- a CDS encoding MMPL family transporter, with the protein MRDVAPEQDSSETQLPPPSPPPAPPDQRRPSWRRWVGAVGVVFVFFIVGVVGLPFQGKLGEVQKNDNASYLPGSAESTKVDTESEKYRSVATIPGFIVYQRDGGLTDGDKTKIDGDRAAFGKIDGVAADQIGPTQFNKDGSVASVSVPLIGKNGDVEVDGEKLSDTEKSIIDTARDEAPDGLKIHSAGAGGLLVAFIDAFAGLDGQLLLAAGLVVIIILLVVYRSPILWFFPLLSSVFALGLSSLVIYPLAKHDVLTLTGQSQGILSVIVIGAGTDYALLLVSRYREELHDHASRMNAMLAAWRGAAPAIAASGITVVLGLLCLALGELNSNKSLGPVCAIGVACTMLFMLTFLPAFLVLFGRWVFWPRRPKVDHQADIATHGRWARIAELVGRRARLGWISTAVLLLICVAFLPGLRTGGLSTMDSFTSEPDAIVGQKIFDANFDAGAGAPAVITAKADQANAVIAAVSKVQGVDTKPGSVCVEVDYGKIPDALKSGAVTPADLAGGACPPAAIQVKPVDGRLAIDATLAYRYDTSEADATVLRIRDAVRAVPGAEALVGGSTAVNHDVNAASRHDRNLVIPIVLLVILLVLGLLLRALVAPLLLIATVVLSFAASLGVSAVMFNHVFDFANADPAFPLFAFVFLVALGIDYNIFLMTRVREEALMFGTRSGITRGLSVTGGVITSAGLVLAATFAVLAVLPLVFLAEVGFTVAFGVLLDTIIVRSILVPSLSHEIGKKIWWPSKLARAAD; encoded by the coding sequence ATGAGGGACGTGGCCCCCGAGCAGGACAGCTCGGAGACCCAGCTGCCTCCGCCTTCACCGCCGCCCGCGCCGCCGGACCAGCGCCGCCCGTCGTGGCGCAGGTGGGTGGGAGCGGTCGGCGTCGTCTTCGTCTTCTTCATCGTCGGCGTCGTCGGCCTGCCCTTCCAGGGCAAGCTGGGTGAGGTCCAGAAGAACGACAACGCCTCGTACCTGCCGGGGTCCGCCGAGTCGACCAAGGTCGACACCGAGTCGGAGAAGTACCGCTCCGTGGCGACGATCCCGGGCTTCATCGTCTACCAGCGCGACGGCGGCCTGACTGACGGCGACAAGACGAAGATCGACGGTGACCGCGCGGCCTTCGGCAAGATCGACGGGGTGGCCGCCGACCAGATCGGGCCGACCCAGTTCAACAAGGACGGCTCGGTCGCCTCGGTCTCGGTTCCGCTGATCGGCAAGAACGGCGACGTCGAGGTCGACGGGGAGAAGCTCAGCGACACCGAGAAGTCGATCATTGATACGGCCCGCGACGAGGCTCCCGACGGCCTGAAGATTCACAGTGCCGGCGCGGGCGGCCTGCTCGTGGCCTTCATCGACGCGTTCGCCGGGCTCGACGGGCAGCTGCTGCTAGCGGCAGGTCTCGTCGTCATCATCATCCTGCTCGTCGTCTACCGCAGCCCGATTCTGTGGTTCTTCCCGTTGCTCAGCTCGGTCTTCGCGCTCGGCCTGTCCTCGCTGGTGATCTATCCGTTGGCCAAGCACGACGTGCTGACGCTCACCGGCCAGAGCCAGGGCATCCTGTCGGTCATCGTGATCGGCGCAGGCACCGACTACGCGCTGCTGCTGGTCAGCCGGTACCGGGAGGAGCTGCACGACCACGCCAGCCGGATGAACGCCATGCTCGCGGCCTGGCGGGGTGCCGCGCCGGCGATCGCCGCGTCCGGTATCACCGTCGTTCTGGGTCTGCTCTGTCTGGCGCTCGGCGAGCTGAACTCGAACAAGAGCCTCGGGCCGGTCTGCGCGATCGGCGTCGCCTGCACGATGCTGTTCATGTTGACCTTCCTGCCGGCGTTCCTGGTGCTGTTCGGCCGGTGGGTGTTCTGGCCGCGCCGGCCGAAGGTCGACCACCAGGCCGACATCGCCACCCACGGCCGGTGGGCGCGGATCGCCGAGCTGGTCGGCCGGCGCGCCCGGCTCGGCTGGATCTCGACCGCCGTGTTGCTGCTGATCTGCGTCGCGTTCCTGCCCGGGTTGCGCACCGGCGGCCTGTCGACGATGGACAGCTTCACCTCCGAGCCGGACGCGATCGTCGGACAGAAGATCTTCGACGCCAACTTCGACGCCGGTGCCGGCGCCCCGGCGGTCATCACGGCGAAGGCCGACCAGGCGAACGCCGTGATCGCCGCCGTGTCCAAGGTCCAGGGCGTGGACACCAAGCCGGGCTCGGTCTGCGTCGAGGTCGACTACGGCAAGATCCCCGACGCGCTGAAGTCCGGGGCGGTCACGCCGGCCGACCTGGCCGGCGGAGCCTGCCCGCCGGCGGCCATCCAGGTGAAGCCGGTCGACGGCCGGCTCGCGATCGACGCGACGCTCGCCTACCGGTACGACACGTCGGAGGCGGACGCCACGGTCCTGCGCATCCGGGACGCCGTGCGCGCGGTGCCCGGCGCCGAGGCGCTCGTCGGCGGCTCGACGGCGGTCAACCACGACGTCAACGCGGCCTCTCGGCACGACCGCAACCTGGTGATCCCGATCGTGCTGCTGGTGATCCTCCTGGTGCTCGGACTGCTGCTGCGCGCGCTCGTGGCCCCGCTGCTACTGATCGCGACCGTGGTGCTCTCGTTCGCCGCGTCCCTGGGCGTGTCGGCGGTGATGTTCAACCACGTGTTCGACTTCGCCAACGCCGATCCGGCGTTCCCGCTGTTCGCCTTCGTCTTCCTGGTAGCACTCGGCATCGACTACAACATCTTCCTGATGACCCGGGTGCGAGAAGAGGCGTTGATGTTCGGCACGCGCAGTGGCATCACGCGCGGGCTGTCCGTCACCGGCGGCGTCATCACCTCCGCCGGGCTCGTGCTCGCGGCCACGTTCGCGGTGCTGGCGGTGCTGCCGCTGGTCTTCCTCGCCGAGGTCGGCTTCACGGTCGCGTTCGGCGTCCTGCTGGACACGATCATCGTGCGGTCGATCCTGGTCCCGTCGCTCAGTCACGAGATCGGCAAGAAGATCTGGTGGCCGTCCAAGCTCGCCCGCGCGGCCGACTGA